A region of the Zhihengliuella halotolerans genome:
ACGTCGGCCGCGAGGTAGAGCGCCACCATCTCCTCGAATGGATAGGAGTGGTGCAGGTAGCGGATGGCCGTGTGGGAGACCGTGTCGTGTTCACCGTTGATGCGGCCGACCGTCAGCTCGATCTCGTCGCGGAGCTTCATGTACTCGCCGACGCGCTCACGGCTGGGGCTGGCCACCTGGACCAGAGCCGCGCCGCCGACCTCGAGTCGGCCGTCGTCGATGAGTTCGCCGAAGGCCTTCAGGCGGTGGCGGATGCCTTTGGTGTAGTCGAGGCGGTCGACGCCGAGCACCACCACGTCGGGATTGCCCAGACCGCGGCGGATCTCCTTCGCGCGCGCCTGGACTTTCGGGTCCTTCGCCATGCGCGAGATCGATGCTGAATCGATGGAAATCGGATGCGCTTCGGCGCGGGCGATCCGCAGGGGGTTGCCCTGGGCGTCCTGAACGTGGATCTGCTGGCCACGGACCGTGAACCCCAGGATCCGGCGCACCGCGCGCAGGAAGTTCGAGGCGTCGGAAGGCCGCTGGAATCCGATGAGGTCCGCACCGAGCAGGCCCTCAAGGACCCGCTTGCGCCACGGCAGCTGGGCGAAGAGGTCGACGGACGGGAAGGGAATGTGGTTGAAGAAGCCGATCTTCAGGTCGGGACGGACATCCTTGAGCAGCTTCGGGACGAGCTGAAGCTGGTAGTCCTGCACCCAGACGGTGGCACCCTCGGCGGCGACGGCCGCGGTCGCGTCGGCGAAGCGCTGGTTGATCTTCTTGTAGCGATCCCACCACGCCCGGTGGAACCTCGGAGCGACGATGACGTCGTGGTAGAGCGGCCACAGCGTCGAATTGGAGAAGCCCTCGTAGTAGAGGTTCACGTCGCTTTCCGAGAGGGGGACGGGAACGATCGAGATGCCGTTGTTCTCGAACGGTTCGACTTCCTCGTCCGGTGCGCCGTGCCAGCCGACCCAGGCTCCGTCTGCCGCTTCCATCACCGGTGCCAGCGCCGTGACGAGCCCGCCCGGGGCTCGCTTCCACGACGACTCGCCCGCGTCGTTGACCACGCGGTCTACGGGCAGCCGGTTTGCAACGACCACGAAGTCGTACGTCTCGTTGCGTGTTGTTCCGTCAACGGAATGGGACATGTCTCTCTCCTGCAGTGTGTTGGATCAAGCACTGTCCTTCCGAGCCTATAGCGTCCTCTAAAATGACGAAGACATCTTTCGTCGTCGTCGACAGAAAAGGACAACGCCGCATGGCTGATTCCGCGAACCGTCCCACCAAGGCCGAGCGCACCTCCGCCGCGCGCGAGGCCGCCCGAAAACTCCACGAAGAGCAGGCGGCCGCTGCGAAGCGGAAGTCGCTGTTCGTGAAGCTGGGCGTCATCGGCGCGATGGTCCTGGTCATCGCACTGGTGGTCATGATCGTCGTCCAGCAGCGGTCCGCTGCGGTCCCGGAGTCCGGCGGCATCCCGAACGGCGGCAACGAGCACGGCGGCATCGTCCTCGTCGCCGACGGCGAGGGCGGCACGACCGTCGACCCGGAGCTGACCGGGGACCGCACGATCGATGTGAACGACGCCGGCGAGCAGGCGCCGCAGGGCACCGAGCCGGCACCGCGCGGTCTGGACGAGTCCGCCGATCCGGCTCAGCTCGTGGTCTACGCGGACGTGAACTGCCCGCACTGCTCCGTCTTCGACGGGCAGTACGCCGAGCAGATCGAGCAGTGGGTCGCCGACGGCGATGTCGTTCTCGAGCAGCGCAACGTCGCGTTCCTCGACCGCGGTTCTTCGACGAACTACTCCTCGCGCGGCGCCAACGCCCTCGCGTGCGTCGCCGACGCGGCCCCGGAGTCGTACATGGACTTCTCGAACGCGCTCTTCGCCCAGCAGCCCGAGGGCGAGCTGACGAACGCCGAGATGGCCGATCTGGCTGCGGAGAACGGTGCCGAGGGCCTCGAGGACTGCATCGACTCCATGGAGTACCGCCCGTTCGCGCAGTTCGCGCACGACGCCGCGCTCGCCGACGCCGTGCCGGGTACGCCGAGTGTCTGGCTCAACGGCGAGGTGTGGGACGGCCAGGCCGATCCCGACTTCGCTGTCTGGGCCGAGGAGAAGATCGGCTGATCCATTCGGCAATTCTCGATTGCCGGGGTTTCTCGGCTAATCTGGATTCGTCGCCCGCCAGGGCGGTGATGCCCCCTTAGCTCAGCTGGCCAGAGCATCTGTCTTGTAAACAGAGGGTCGCCGGTTCGAATCCGGCAGGGGGCTCACGGCAAGGCCCCTGTCAGAGCTGTTCGCAGCTCCGGCAGGGGCCTTCTTCGTGCTTGGACTGCGGCAGGGCTTGGACTACGGCAGGCGCGAGAAGGCTTCGGTTGCGGAGGGGCTGCCCTCGATGAGGATCTCATCGTCCTCCCGCAGAACCGTGTGCGCCCGCGTCGGCTGCCAGCGTTCGCCGAGCGGTTTCGCGGCGACCACCGTGATGTTGTACTTCGCGTCGAGGTCCAGGATGTCCAGCGGCCGGTCCTGAGCTGCCTGGGGCGCCCGCGTGCGGACCAGGACGAAGTCCTCGTCGAGCTCGACGTAGTCGCGGATGCCGCCCTGGACGAGGTGCGCGACGCGGCGGCCCATGTCGTGTTCGGGGCGCACGACGTGGTGGACGCCGAGCTGGTCGAGGATCTCGCCGTGGGGTTCGCTGATGGCTTTGGCCCAGATGGTGGGCCGGGCGAATTTGAGTAGACGCGACGCCGTCAGGATGCTGGCTTCGAGATCGGACCCGATGGCCACGACGACGACGCCGAGTTCGTGCACCGCGAGCTGCCGAAGAGCCTCCTCCTGTGTCGAATCGGCGCGGACGACGTGGGTGAGCAGGCCGTTGAACGACTGGACGCGTTCGGCGTCCTCGTCGATGCCCAGGACCTCGGTGCCGGCGGCCTCCAGCTCGAGGGCGAGCGCGCCGCCGAACCGCCCCAGTCCGATGACGGCGACCGTGCTCGGCTTACCGGAGGCGTTGTCGCTGCGGGGGGAGAGGAATGACTTAGCCAATGAGCGGCCTTTCTTTCGGATATTCGAACTGGGTTCTGCGGCTGCGGACCGCCAGCGACGACGCCAGGATGACGGGGCCGAGGCGGCCGATGAACATCAGCAGGATGATGACGACCTGCCCCGCGGCGGGAAGGTCGGCGGTGATGCCGGTCGAGAGCCCGACCGTTGCGTACGCGGACACCACCTCGAACAGGATGCGCTCCTGCCCGAAGTCCGTGATGAGCATGAGGAAAACGGTGGAGCACATGATGGCCGCCAGCGACAGCAGGACGACGGCGATCGCCTGCCGGTGCACGGAGCGCGAGAGCCGCTTGTTGAAGATGTTGACCGCTCCGTCACCGCGGATCTCGGCCCACAGGATGAAGAACAAGACGGCGAAGGTCGTGATCTTCAGCCCGCCCGCAGTGCCGGCCGGCCCGCCGCCGATGAACATCAGGATGTCGGTGACCAGCCAGGAGACCGGGTGGAGTTCGGCGACGTCGATGCTGTTGAATCCGGCGGTGCGCGTCATGACCGAATGGAAGAAGCCGGCCAGGAGGCGGTCGGCAGGATCGAGATCGCCGAAGACCGCGCGATTCGTCCACTCGACCACGGTGAAAAATACCGTGCCGGCGGTGAGCAGGATCGCCGTTCCCCACAGGACGATCTTGGTGTGCATGCTCCAGTGGTGCGGCCGGCGGAATCGCTTGCGCAGCTCGATCAGGACGGGGAATCCCAACCCGCCGATGATGACGGCGCCGGCGATCGTCAGCGAGACGACCCAGTCGTCCACGTAGCGCATGAGGCTGTCCGAATAAAGGGAGAACCCGGCGTTGTTGAACGCCGAGATCGAGTGGAAGATCCCGTTCCACGCGGCTTCCTGCACCGTCTCGCCGTAGCCGAGCCAGAACCGCAGGAACAGGACGACGGCGGCGGCCGCCTCCACGAGGACGCTGACTTTGACGATGCCCAGCAGCAGGGTGCGGATATCTCCGAAGTCGCTGTTCTTCGATTCGGCGGCCGCGGTGACCCGGGTGCGCAGGTTGAGCTTGCCCAGGATGAAGACCCCGAGCAGTGCGCTGAAGGACATGACCCCGAAGCCGCCCAGCTGTATCAGTGCCGTGATGACGCCTTCGCCGAAGCCCGACCAGTAGGTGGGTGTGTCCACGACGATCAGGCCCGTCACGCAGAGGGCGCTGGTCGCGGTGAACCAGGCCTCCAGAAAGGTGGCGCTCTCCTCTCCGGGCGTCGCCACTGGCAGCATGAGCAGCATGGTTCCGGCGAACATGGCGAAGAGGAATCCGGCTGCGATGGTCTGCGCGGGATTGCGGGGCCTGAGGGCGCGGCGGATGCGGCGCTGGGCGGCGGTGGCCGAGCGAACCGTCGGGTTCAGCCGCTGCCCGAGTTCTTCGAGAATCCGCGCGACGCGGAGACGGACGATCATGGCGGTAGCCTACGCCTGTCGTCGCACTGTGCAGTGCAGATGGGAGCACCACAGTCCTCCGATGCTGCGTGTGCCGCATCACGCCATGCCGAGGTAGCAACGCGAAACCGCACGAATTGCCTTGAGGGTGATGCGCGTCACCCATAGGTTGAAATGGCGCCTCACGCGCTTCATCACTCACCACACCTTGCAACGGAGCGAACTCATGGCCCACGCCAGACTCACGACGACGCGCGTCCTCGCCGCGGCCGGCACCCTCGCCCTGGCCGGGGCGGTCCTCGTCCCTGCGCCCGCGTCGGCGACGACGAACTCCACGGCGGATCCGGTCTTTGACCAGATCACGTTCGGTCAGTCGACGGACCTGAACTTCTCGGCGAACGTGCTGCCTGAGAAGGTCGGCGTGAACCACGCGGAACCCAGCAGCCCGGGGACCATCGACGGCGAGATCTTCATGGAGAGCCGCGGCGGCAAGCTCGCCCCGGGGCACGACGGGCTGACCTTCTACTACGTCGATCTAGACCCTCGAGAGCAGAACTTCGTGCTGGAGGCGGACGTCGTCGTTCATCAACTGGGGCCTGAAACCGGGGCGAACCCGAGCGGCCAGGAGGGCGCCGGGCTGATGGTGCGCGACGTCAACGGCGGCGCGCGCCAGGACCCGATGGTGGACGGCTTCGAGGAGGTGCCGGCCGCGTCGAACTACGCGGCGACGGCCGTCCTGCGCGACGGCGCCAACGCCATGACGCGCACCGGGGAGACCGAACCGTGGGGCACGGTCGAGGCCACGCGATCCGTGCAGAAGTTCGCCTCCGGCGGCGACTACGGGCTCACGATCGGCGAACCGGTCACGATGCGCCTCGAGCGCACGGACGACACGTTCGTCATGTCGACGACGTACGAGGGTACTGGGCAGCCCGAGACATTCACCCGCGAGCTCGTCGGGGCCGACTGGGTGCAGGACATCGACCCGGACAACATGACCGTGGGCTTCTTCGCCTCCCGCAACGTGGCCGCGACGTTCTCCAACGCGTCGCTGACGCTCTCGGACGCGGACACGCAACCGCGGCCAGTCGAGCCGGAACCCGTCGCGCCCGTGTCGTTCGACTTGCGCGCGCCGGCCCACTCGGGCGCGGCCGCCTACCCGCTGGCGGCGACGGCGTCGCACGACGGGGAAGTGCTTGTGAGTGTCGACGGCGCGGTGGCCGAGGCCCTGCCCGCGACCGCCGGTGAAGAGATCACGACCGAGCTGACGCTTCCGGCGGGATCGTCCACGGTGGAGGCGGTCTTCACCCCCTCCGAGGGGCCGAGCGCCGATTCGATCACGCGGGCGGTCGACGTGAACGTTCGCCTCTTCGATGCCGGGGCGCCCCTGCTCGCGAGCCCCGACGGATCGCCGGCAGGCGACGGCACGGCGGGCAGCCCGCTCGACATCGCGACCGCCGTCGCCTATGTGCAGCCTGGCCAGAGTGTCGAACTGCTGGAAGGCGTCTACACGCCGTCGCACCGGATCGAGATCTCCGCGGCGTACTCCGGCACCGAGGGGGCGCGCAAGACGCTGACCGCGCACGACGGCGGCGAGGTCACCATCGACGGTCGCGGCGCCCTGCCGCAGATCATCCGCCTCGATGCGGACCACTGGGAGGTCGCCGGGCTGCGCTTGACCGATGCCGCGTCGAACGGGATGCGGGTCTCCGGGTCGAACAACCTCATCGATTCCATGGTGTTCAACGACAACGGGGACACGGGGTTCCAGCTCACCGGCAGCGGCCCGCGCGAAAACTGGCCGGCGGACAACCTCATCTCCAACAGCGAGTCCCATGACAACAGGGACGCGAGCGACATCAACGCGGACGGCTTCGCGGCCAAACTGGGCGTCGGCCCGGGCAACGTGTTCCGCGCCAACATCGCCCATCACAACATCGACGACGGCTGGGACCTGTACAACCGCACCAACGAGGGCGCCAATTTCCCGATCACGCTCGAGGGCAACGTCGCGTACTCCAACGGCAAGCTCTCGAACGGTTACCGCGAGGACGGCACGTCCGGCAGCGGGTTCAAGGTCGGCGGCGAGGGACTCCCGGTCGCACACGTCTTGTCCGGCAATCTCGCCTACGACAACAACATGGACGGCTTCACGGACAACTTCAATCCGGGGCGGCTCGAGGTGACCGGCAACACCGCGGTCGACAACAAGCGCTACAACTTCATCTTTCGGATCAACCCGTACTTCGCGCCCGAGGAGCAAGGGGTCTTCCGCAACAACCTCTCGCTGCGCAGCGCCGCCGGAGATGCCGACGTCGTCAGCGGCGACGTGGATGCCACGAACGCGTTCTTCGACGGGCGCCGGTCGGTGACTACCGGTGGAAAGCGCGTCGTGCCCCAGCGCGATGTCATGTCCCTGGAGCAGCCTGCGGGGTTTGAACGGAACGACGACGGGGCGATCGACCACGGGGATTTCGCCCGGCCGTTCTTCAAATCCTTCCTCACGGACGCGGGCGTCGACGGCGGTCACATCGGCGCCGTGATCCCGGCGGAACGCCCGGGCCGGGGGCGCTGACCGAACCGCCCAGCGGTGCCGGGCGCCGATTTGGCGGCCCGGCATCGGCGGGTTAAGATGTTCTGGTGCCCGTTGCGGCGCAGTTGCTTGGATCTTTAGCTCAGTTGGTTAGAGCGTTCGCCTCACACGCGAAAGGTCGCTGGTTCGAGTCCAGTAAGATCCACCAACGAAGAATGGCCCCGGTCTGCGGACCGGGGCCATTCGTTTTCGGCGGTGCGGCGCTTGTCCGCAGTGACGAGTGGCGGCCTGGAACGCGCCGGAGACCGCCACTCGTCGCTGCGCCCCACGGGGCTGCTCAGTCGGCCATCATGTCGTGTACAAGCGGGGCGACCCGGTCGCCGAGCAGCTCGATGCTGTGCACGATCCGGTCGTGAGCGAGCGTGCCGTTGCTCGTTTTCACGTCGAGTCGCTCGAGGCCCAGGTTCGTCGCGATGTGCGCGATCTTCCTCGCCACGGTTTCCGGCGCGCCGACGAGCAGGTTGCCTCCCGGCCCGATCGCCGCCTCGAACTGCCCGCGGCCGTAACCGCGCCATCCGCGCTCGCGGCCCATCTTCGTCATCTGCGCGAAGTAGTGCGGCCAGAGCTGCTCGGCGGCTTCCTCATCGGTGTCGGCGACGAAGCCGTGCAGGTGCGCGGCAACCGGCCGCGGGTCGTGCCCGAACGCCGTCAGCTCCCTGCGGTAGAGGTCGGCGAGCGGGGCGAAGGCCAGCGGGTCACCGCCGATGATCGCGAGCATCAACGGCAGGCCGTGCCGCGCGGCGCGGACGACTGACTCCGGGCTTCCCCCGACGCCGACCCAGGCACGCATTCCCTCCGCCGTCTTCGGGTAGACGTCCTGTGCGCTCAGCCGTGAGCGCGTGGTGCCGGCCCACGTCGTCGGCTCCTCCCTCAGGAGCTTCGCCATGAGCGCGAGCTTCTCCTCGAAGAGGATCTCGTAGTCACCCAGGTCGTGGCCGAACAGGGGGAACGACTCGACGAACGAGCCGCGCCCCAGAACCATCTCGGCGCGACCGCCCGAGATCCCGTCGAGCGTCGCGAACCGCTGGAACACGCGCACCGGATCGTCCGAACTGAGCACCGTGACGGCGGAGCCCAGACGGATCTGGTCGGTGCGCGCGGCGATCGCGGACAGCACGACCTCGGGCGCGGAGACCGCGTAGTCGGCGCGGTGGTGCTCACCCACGCCGAAGAAGTCGAGGCCCGACTGGTCGGCGACCACGCCCTCCTCGACGACGTCGCGCAGCACTCGCGCGTGCGCCGCGCCCAAGGTCTCGTCCACTACGTTGACGTCGCCGAAGGTCTCGGCGCCCAGTTCCAGTTTCTTGTCCATGCAGCCCTCCAATAAATATGTGTTTGCATCTAATAACGGTGTGGTGAAGGTATCTATTCCCGCCGTGTCCGCGGGCCCGTCCGCGGTTGTACAGTGGGGAATCGAAGCGAGAAACGGGGAGGTGACCAGGTGAGTCGGACGCAGCCATTCGAGCCCGAACCGTCGGGCGACGAGGCGTCGAGCGGTGAGTCCGCGGCGGCGTACGACGTCCGCCCGGGCACGGACGCCTATCCGGTCGCCGAGGCCCTGCCCCGGGTCACGACCGCTCAGATCGACAACCCGTTCGCGCCGCCAACCAACGCGACCCCCGTGCACACCGGCCCGGCCCGGCCCGGCGTCGACCCCTACACGCGGCCCATCGACGCGGTGCGCGACGACGGCGCCGCCCCGTCGTCGTCCGCGGGAACCGGCCCGACGGCGGAGCGCCCCACCGGGACCAACGCGTCCGCGGCGCGGACGGCACCGCCGAACCGACCCAAACGTCGCATCCGCCGCGGCCCGCCCACCGCCCCGACGACCCCCATCGGTTCCCCTCTGGGCCCGACGACGTCGACCGGGCCGGCTATCCGGCTGCCGTTCGGGCGTCCGGACCGGCGGGCGACGTGGGGCCCGAAGCCTGGGGCCAGGCGAGTCTTCTCGAAGATCCTGGAGTCGGAGCACCCGCCGACCCAGGCGTTCTCCATCGTCGACCGACTCGTCGGCAGCCCGTACGCGAATCCGATGGTCCAGATCGGCATGGCGGGCGCGGACACTAGGGAGACCCTCGAATTCACGCTGGACCTCGCCGAGACGATGTTCCGATTCGGCGCCGGCGCCCTCGAGGCCGAGACGAGCATCATCGCGGTCACGGCCTCGTTCGGACTGCGCAACGTCGACGTGGACATCACCAACCAGTCGATCCACATCAACTACTCCGGCGACGACCAGCACCCGGTCAGCCTGCTCCGCGTTGTCCGCTCGTGGACGAGCAACTACGCGGGGCTGGCGCTCGTGCACCAGCTCGTGGCCGACATCGTCGCCGGCGACGTCACACGGCGCGAGGCGATCGATCAGCTCGGCGTCATCACGTCGAAGCCGAAGCCGTTCCCGCGCTGGCTGGCGGACGTCGCCGGCGGCATCTTCAGCGGCTCGTTCGTGCTCTTCATCGGCGGCAGCTGGCTCGGCGCGCTGATCGCCCTGCTCTCGTTCACGGGAGTCTGGCAGGTCCTGAAGATTTCGGGGAAGTGGCGCATACCGGAGTTCTTCTCCGTCGGGCTGGCCTCGCTCTTCATCACCGCGTCGGCGCTGCTGCTGTGGCGGCTCAGCGTGCCTATTTCGCCGGCGGTCGTGGTCGCCGGCGGGATCATGCTGCTGCTGCCGAGCACCCGGCTGGTCTCGAGCGTCCAGGATGCCATCAACGGCTTCCCGGTGACCGCCGCCGGCCGGCTCTTCTCCGCGCTCCTGGTCTTCGGCGGGATCTTCGCCGGCATCATCACCGGCCTGGTCGTCGGTGACCTGTTCGGCGTCGAGAGCATCGACATCACCGAGATCCCCACAGTCACCTACCCGACGTGGCTCATGGCCGTCTTCGTCGGCGTCGCGGTCTTCAGCGCCTCGATCTTCGAGCAGAGCGCCCCCCGGCTGCTGCTGCCGACGGCCGGCGTCGCCCTGCTCGGGTACGGCGCGCTGCTGGCGGTCCTCGGCATCGGGGTGGGGGAGCGGCTGGCACCGGCCGGCGCCGCCGTCGTCATCGGCGTCGCGGGCCGGTGGGTTGCCCTGCGCCTCGGCGCGCCGCAGCTGGTCGTGGCCGTCCCGGCGATGATGTTCCTGCTGCCCGGTCTGATGATCTTCCGTGCGATCTACGGCATCACCATGGAAACCGAAGACATCACCCTCGGCCTGAGCGAAATCTTCAACGCCTTCGGCATCATCCTGGCGATCGCCGGCGGCATCGTGCTCGGCGATACGATCGCCCGCCCTCTGACCAAGGGCTGGAACACGCACGAGCGGCGCCGGATCCGCCGCCGCTGACCCGGTCAGAAGAGCACGTCGCCTGCGGGGTCGGCCGGCGGCAGCGACCAGTCGACGGGGTCGGCGCCGTGGCTGCGCAGGAAGTCGTTGGCGCGGCTGAACGGCCGCGACCCGAAGAACCCGCGCCGCGCGGACAGGGGAGACGGGTGCGCGGAGGTGATCACCGCCGTCGTGCCGCGTTCTTCGCCGGCGGCGAGCAGTGGGCGCGCCTGCTGCGCGTCCTTGCCCCAGAGGATCGCGACGAGCGGGGTGCCGGCCTGTGCGCTGTGCCCGGCGACCGCGCGGATCGCCGCCTCGGTGATGCGCTCCCAGCCGAGCCCGCGGTGCGAGCCCGCCTCGCCGGCGGTGACGGTGAGCACGCGGTTGAGCAGCAGTACGCCCCGGCTCGACCACGCGGAGAGGTCGCCGTGGGACGGCGGGGCGAGTCCGACGTCGTCGCGCAGCTCGGTGTAGATGTTGCCCAACGAGCGGGGCAGCGGACGCACGTGGGCCTCGACGGCGAAGGCGAGCCCGATCGCGTGGCCGGGGGTCGGGTACGGGTCCTGGCCCAGGACGACGACGCGGGTCGCGGCCAGCGGCTGCGCGAACGCGCGCAGGACGTCGTTCGCTGCCGGCAGGACGGCCTCGCCGCCGGCGCGGCGCGCCTCGACGCGTTCCTGCACGGCCGCCAGCTCGTCGGCGACGGGCGCGAGCGCCTGTTCCCAATCCTCTGCCATCCGCATGACAACCATTATGACTCGGCGGGCGGCGCGACCGGGCGTACCGTTCGCGGGCGACTAAACTGAGGGATTCCGTGTCGGTCCGCGAGGGGGAGCATGTCCAGAGCTGAGCTCAGCGAGCTCGAGAAGCGCATGCTGGCGCTCGAGAAGCTGCACTTCAAGTACGCCGGGGCCAAGGAGCAGGAGATCCGAGCCCGCTTCGACGTCAGCCCCACGCACTACTACCAGCAACTCAATGTGCTCATCGACACCGACGGGGCGCTGGCCTACGACCCGATGCTGGTCACTCGGTTGCGTAGACTACGTTCGACGCGTCGACGCGTCGACGCGTCGCCGCCCGGCGGACGACCGCCGCCGGTAGAGTCGACGTGACCAGCAACGACACCCGCACCACCGATTCCGACGCCGCCTCGCGTAGCGCAGACGCTTCATCGAAGGAAGGTCATGAGTAAGTATCCGAGCGACGAGTTCGATCGTGTCCCCGAGTACACCGACCGCCAGGGTGTCCACCGGCTCGCGGCCGGCATGGCCCCGGCGCGCCGCGGCGGACTGTGGCCGGTCCTGATCTTCGGCGTCGCCGCGATCCTCATCGGCCTCGTCGCCTTCTTCCTCCTGCGTCCCACCTTCGGCGGCGACCAGCAGGCGGCGCCGAGCCCGCCGCCGTCGGCCTCTGTGAGTGCCCCCGCTTCCGACTCGGCCTCCGAGGATCCGGACGACGAATCCGACGAGGCCTCCAGCAGTCCCGAAGAAACCGCGGCGCCCGGCTCCGGCGAGCCGGACACCGCCGACGAGTCGGAGGCCGCCGACCTCGTGGAGGAGACACCCGAGGCGGATGCGAGCGAGGACGCCGCCGCCGACGAGTCCGACGG
Encoded here:
- a CDS encoding alpha,alpha-trehalose-phosphate synthase (UDP-forming), giving the protein MSHSVDGTTRNETYDFVVVANRLPVDRVVNDAGESSWKRAPGGLVTALAPVMEAADGAWVGWHGAPDEEVEPFENNGISIVPVPLSESDVNLYYEGFSNSTLWPLYHDVIVAPRFHRAWWDRYKKINQRFADATAAVAAEGATVWVQDYQLQLVPKLLKDVRPDLKIGFFNHIPFPSVDLFAQLPWRKRVLEGLLGADLIGFQRPSDASNFLRAVRRILGFTVRGQQIHVQDAQGNPLRIARAEAHPISIDSASISRMAKDPKVQARAKEIRRGLGNPDVVVLGVDRLDYTKGIRHRLKAFGELIDDGRLEVGGAALVQVASPSRERVGEYMKLRDEIELTVGRINGEHDTVSHTAIRYLHHSYPFEEMVALYLAADVMLVTALRDGMNLVAKEYVAAHVDNKGALVLSEFAGAADQLKHAFQVNPHDIDDLKDTIVAAIALPEAEASRRMRIMRRQIATNDVARWSRKFLESLAKTDDELSLDARNRADEERAGHAAADLIRPRKPDDADNE
- a CDS encoding DsbA family protein, translating into MADSANRPTKAERTSAAREAARKLHEEQAAAAKRKSLFVKLGVIGAMVLVIALVVMIVVQQRSAAVPESGGIPNGGNEHGGIVLVADGEGGTTVDPELTGDRTIDVNDAGEQAPQGTEPAPRGLDESADPAQLVVYADVNCPHCSVFDGQYAEQIEQWVADGDVVLEQRNVAFLDRGSSTNYSSRGANALACVADAAPESYMDFSNALFAQQPEGELTNAEMADLAAENGAEGLEDCIDSMEYRPFAQFAHDAALADAVPGTPSVWLNGEVWDGQADPDFAVWAEEKIG
- a CDS encoding potassium channel family protein — translated: MAKSFLSPRSDNASGKPSTVAVIGLGRFGGALALELEAAGTEVLGIDEDAERVQSFNGLLTHVVRADSTQEEALRQLAVHELGVVVVAIGSDLEASILTASRLLKFARPTIWAKAISEPHGEILDQLGVHHVVRPEHDMGRRVAHLVQGGIRDYVELDEDFVLVRTRAPQAAQDRPLDILDLDAKYNITVVAAKPLGERWQPTRAHTVLREDDEILIEGSPSATEAFSRLP
- a CDS encoding TrkH family potassium uptake protein, encoding MIVRLRVARILEELGQRLNPTVRSATAAQRRIRRALRPRNPAQTIAAGFLFAMFAGTMLLMLPVATPGEESATFLEAWFTATSALCVTGLIVVDTPTYWSGFGEGVITALIQLGGFGVMSFSALLGVFILGKLNLRTRVTAAAESKNSDFGDIRTLLLGIVKVSVLVEAAAAVVLFLRFWLGYGETVQEAAWNGIFHSISAFNNAGFSLYSDSLMRYVDDWVVSLTIAGAVIIGGLGFPVLIELRKRFRRPHHWSMHTKIVLWGTAILLTAGTVFFTVVEWTNRAVFGDLDPADRLLAGFFHSVMTRTAGFNSIDVAELHPVSWLVTDILMFIGGGPAGTAGGLKITTFAVLFFILWAEIRGDGAVNIFNKRLSRSVHRQAIAVVLLSLAAIMCSTVFLMLITDFGQERILFEVVSAYATVGLSTGITADLPAAGQVVIILLMFIGRLGPVILASSLAVRSRRTQFEYPKERPLIG
- a CDS encoding right-handed parallel beta-helix repeat-containing protein encodes the protein MAHARLTTTRVLAAAGTLALAGAVLVPAPASATTNSTADPVFDQITFGQSTDLNFSANVLPEKVGVNHAEPSSPGTIDGEIFMESRGGKLAPGHDGLTFYYVDLDPREQNFVLEADVVVHQLGPETGANPSGQEGAGLMVRDVNGGARQDPMVDGFEEVPAASNYAATAVLRDGANAMTRTGETEPWGTVEATRSVQKFASGGDYGLTIGEPVTMRLERTDDTFVMSTTYEGTGQPETFTRELVGADWVQDIDPDNMTVGFFASRNVAATFSNASLTLSDADTQPRPVEPEPVAPVSFDLRAPAHSGAAAYPLAATASHDGEVLVSVDGAVAEALPATAGEEITTELTLPAGSSTVEAVFTPSEGPSADSITRAVDVNVRLFDAGAPLLASPDGSPAGDGTAGSPLDIATAVAYVQPGQSVELLEGVYTPSHRIEISAAYSGTEGARKTLTAHDGGEVTIDGRGALPQIIRLDADHWEVAGLRLTDAASNGMRVSGSNNLIDSMVFNDNGDTGFQLTGSGPRENWPADNLISNSESHDNRDASDINADGFAAKLGVGPGNVFRANIAHHNIDDGWDLYNRTNEGANFPITLEGNVAYSNGKLSNGYREDGTSGSGFKVGGEGLPVAHVLSGNLAYDNNMDGFTDNFNPGRLEVTGNTAVDNKRYNFIFRINPYFAPEEQGVFRNNLSLRSAAGDADVVSGDVDATNAFFDGRRSVTTGGKRVVPQRDVMSLEQPAGFERNDDGAIDHGDFARPFFKSFLTDAGVDGGHIGAVIPAERPGRGR
- a CDS encoding Atu2307/SP_0267 family LLM class monooxygenase: MDKKLELGAETFGDVNVVDETLGAAHARVLRDVVEEGVVADQSGLDFFGVGEHHRADYAVSAPEVVLSAIAARTDQIRLGSAVTVLSSDDPVRVFQRFATLDGISGGRAEMVLGRGSFVESFPLFGHDLGDYEILFEEKLALMAKLLREEPTTWAGTTRSRLSAQDVYPKTAEGMRAWVGVGGSPESVVRAARHGLPLMLAIIGGDPLAFAPLADLYRRELTAFGHDPRPVAAHLHGFVADTDEEAAEQLWPHYFAQMTKMGRERGWRGYGRGQFEAAIGPGGNLLVGAPETVARKIAHIATNLGLERLDVKTSNGTLAHDRIVHSIELLGDRVAPLVHDMMAD
- a CDS encoding threonine/serine ThrE exporter family protein is translated as MSRTQPFEPEPSGDEASSGESAAAYDVRPGTDAYPVAEALPRVTTAQIDNPFAPPTNATPVHTGPARPGVDPYTRPIDAVRDDGAAPSSSAGTGPTAERPTGTNASAARTAPPNRPKRRIRRGPPTAPTTPIGSPLGPTTSTGPAIRLPFGRPDRRATWGPKPGARRVFSKILESEHPPTQAFSIVDRLVGSPYANPMVQIGMAGADTRETLEFTLDLAETMFRFGAGALEAETSIIAVTASFGLRNVDVDITNQSIHINYSGDDQHPVSLLRVVRSWTSNYAGLALVHQLVADIVAGDVTRREAIDQLGVITSKPKPFPRWLADVAGGIFSGSFVLFIGGSWLGALIALLSFTGVWQVLKISGKWRIPEFFSVGLASLFITASALLLWRLSVPISPAVVVAGGIMLLLPSTRLVSSVQDAINGFPVTAAGRLFSALLVFGGIFAGIITGLVVGDLFGVESIDITEIPTVTYPTWLMAVFVGVAVFSASIFEQSAPRLLLPTAGVALLGYGALLAVLGIGVGERLAPAGAAVVIGVAGRWVALRLGAPQLVVAVPAMMFLLPGLMIFRAIYGITMETEDITLGLSEIFNAFGIILAIAGGIVLGDTIARPLTKGWNTHERRRIRRR
- a CDS encoding uracil-DNA glycosylase, encoding MRMAEDWEQALAPVADELAAVQERVEARRAGGEAVLPAANDVLRAFAQPLAATRVVVLGQDPYPTPGHAIGLAFAVEAHVRPLPRSLGNIYTELRDDVGLAPPSHGDLSAWSSRGVLLLNRVLTVTAGEAGSHRGLGWERITEAAIRAVAGHSAQAGTPLVAILWGKDAQQARPLLAAGEERGTTAVITSAHPSPLSARRGFFGSRPFSRANDFLRSHGADPVDWSLPPADPAGDVLF